A genomic region of Candidatus Thermokryptus mobilis contains the following coding sequences:
- a CDS encoding IclR family transcriptional regulator, producing the protein MKLDEFSEPEKYIVPAVKRAIEILNLLEKADAPMGLSEIARHVDYPKSSIFRILVTLEKYGFVERNIGDNTFSLGIRLSQLGISKLNKMNLGYDSYKYMEELAKKTGESVYLAVLNNYRVVLIQRVDSPSMWSLVTKLGLRSPVHCTASGQVLISEFSDDELRELVKKVGLKKYTEKTITRFSELKQRLKKVREQGFSVVDREYNPELVAVAAPIRNTWGKIIAALLITLQYQGSKTVAKAYELAEDLKVYADKISRRLGYVGK; encoded by the coding sequence ATGAAATTGGATGAATTTTCTGAGCCAGAAAAATACATAGTTCCGGCAGTTAAAAGGGCGATTGAGATACTTAACCTTCTTGAGAAAGCTGATGCTCCGATGGGACTAAGCGAGATAGCACGCCATGTAGATTATCCGAAGAGCTCAATTTTTAGAATACTTGTCACACTTGAAAAATATGGCTTTGTTGAAAGGAATATAGGTGATAACACATTTTCACTTGGAATTCGGCTTTCACAACTTGGAATATCAAAGTTAAACAAAATGAACCTCGGTTATGATTCCTACAAATATATGGAGGAGCTTGCAAAGAAGACAGGTGAAAGTGTATATCTTGCTGTGTTGAACAATTATCGCGTCGTTTTAATTCAAAGGGTTGATTCTCCAAGTATGTGGTCGCTTGTAACAAAACTTGGATTACGATCACCTGTTCATTGCACAGCGAGTGGTCAGGTTTTGATCTCTGAGTTTTCTGATGATGAACTTAGGGAGCTTGTTAAAAAGGTTGGGTTAAAAAAATATACAGAAAAAACGATAACGAGATTTTCTGAGCTAAAACAGAGGTTGAAAAAGGTAAGGGAGCAAGGATTTTCCGTTGTTGATAGGGAGTATAATCCAGAACTTGTTGCTGTTGCTGCACCTATAAGAAATACTTGGGGTAAAATTATAGCAGCTTTGCTTATTACTTTGCAGTATCAAGGAAGCAAGACGGTTGCAAAGGCTTATGAGCTTGCTGAAGATTTGAAGGTTTATGCCGATAAAATTTCAAGACGGCTTGGGTATGTCGGAAAGTAG